In a genomic window of Occallatibacter riparius:
- a CDS encoding beta strand repeat-containing protein, with translation MSSLVRCVLPARFVRLSLGLLALTVGALLLPSQGHASCSTVGNVTTCTGGSISLSSTLNASAGSSATVSGLGTVSAISITLNNVSVSGTSPGGLNSVAMVLVSPGGTALDFLSGVCNSSTATFSVADTGINGTNNVNLMMPYIGSGSTCPSALGGTYYASDWFPGLDTFSSPGPGTSYLSGGNAGKGGAGTANLASAFGLPGSSNMNGTWTLYVANQATPVGTGSIGSWSISFTTIAATATTTSLSTSPNGASSIVYTNKNVHGDSTTGTNVTLTATVSPDPGGGTVNFYDSTGTNPGQGTLLASSVAVSGGVAQTTVTLSTEGNRSISAVYSGNSSYATSTSTKANVLTTNHPYSPSSNVFCNGPITINNDPGNDPNSGAATPYASLMVLDKNQSNIGTIAGTIQSVSVSLNGINLTNGTVLQDLGFLLQAPGSNTSLIGSSGNAFEFLGWGGNPYTSGSLTISDSGSAQVPFDAAPSCSTCLPTDNYVDNGPTNIDSFPPPAPTPTGKAAPTGSDTFLTQFGGQGANNTWSLFTADRLAEVTPLGSIASWCLNFSMQANAHPTTTTMTSSANPAQFTAVNNTGKATITLTATVTSDQTVNAGSVTFVDGSTSLGSATVVNGVATLSNAQLNEGTHEITATYGGTNTGTEFGVSTYKYVERVNANTVPTSGSGAGPYVYCNPGAITAPGLNADAGAAYPYPSNIFVTNLPGTVAGTSVTYSAFNTKDQAALMSLVVGPSTNSNKWNNHFDFFSLTGSAWNGIGGLPTFTPTFIDGGTAIGSTTLSTTGNYAPESFENLTFPQCPPNAADCGTQNVGPPLGTSSTFTPTNKANGSTFFGNAGQPGIFGGTSSSTYNANGTWSLYLDDGGPLGGGEPTNLTQGWCVNFTINQPVVAPSTSHSGNGIGGDFIQGEQGGQITVDVANDGPGSTGDPTGNSPMTVTDTFSNSDLTFNGSVGNGTDWTCTATGTPQTVTCKNHDSIAAGSNYPTLTIGVNVANNAASSYTNKVSAAGAGASSVTSGNDVITIDQAPVLAVAVSHPSNFTQGTSGEWDVTVSNTATTGRTLGTTTTVITLPANYTLAGSSATGATWGCGGVSNMITCTTTSNINGGANSKIALNVNVPDTSPTSVSTTAIAYGGGDLNHTTAGSAATSNVDTATVIQVPAAVTINSGDSQSTTILTAFASPLVATVKDAAGVTIPNYSPVSFAAATGTNGQGGTFSNSSSIISTTTGTGGAAGQVSETITANNKVGVFTVTVTAGTAQATFNSLTNLHGAPAGITAVSGTPQTTADTTSFAAPLVANVVDIGGNAVPGATVTFTAPSTGASAIFAGGVTTAITDATGNATSAALTANGTLGTYSVTASTSGLAPVSFSLTNALGAYAQLAVTMPPPVYATVPTQFTVVAEDAGGNLVSTATPTLHFTSTDSAANMPPDATLSGGIGTFTATLNTLGTWDVSATDATNSFTGTASNINVLAIPILVVTTAADDSASPLASNCTQQAAAGTGTDSSCSLRDALLEAAALDAANISFDTAKLGSSISINAGSTLTVPANTNIQGPATGVTVNGGGDSSDYSVFTVGTGVKASMTNFVISHGNTSGNGGGIQNMGALTVTGTTVSGNSAHAGGGIATLNPGTLTLTNSTVSGNTASANGGGIYSEGALSVTNSTIAQNTAVTHGGGVDSSAAAQVYDSTISGNTGNTGGGIAAASGTFTLANTIVAGNSAPNSADGNGTFTSGGHNVIGDGTGATGLSNGVNGDQIGTTGVPVNAALTALGNYGGTTQTMLPQPGSAAICAGAVASMPTGLATDQRGNPNINTTYLNGSNCVDAGSVQTYYAMSFTTNPPVSFNSGDIMSPSPVVTLTENGSTSSVTGTVTVADSAAKLTGTTSVNLAGGTATFGDLSTSGPVSSDKLTATLALTSSISLTADSGLFTTLGEPTLGLVVSHPGAFIQGQAAEWDVTVSDGAASRPTFGVTQLVDTLPTGYTLAGYSSVDGWTCTPSGGTITCSLSASIASGASSTIVLTVNVPADSPISVTNTAQVFGGGDPLHTSLATALTASDTNVPVQQVAASITPTGTSLSAGVTTAYSSLAVTVTDAGGVPVPGVNVIFTAPASGASGTFSNSTNTITITTDSSGAADPGTFTANTVAGPYTLVAQSGAASSNFFLDNTAGALSQILLTAPPNAFTTWPIWVTVVPEDQYGNLISGFSDSLHITSTDPAADLPPDGPLCSCDQFQVTFNTTGSQTITVVDTTNPGSFTVTSDPIIVATPPNFVVTSPGDGPADDAQCTPQPVPGVGSGTTCTLRDALNAASSFGAGNISFDNTVFSGPTTITLTNGVLEIPNDTRITGSHTGTGNSLSDLITVSGNNASGVFQITNPSSQGAIDGIGITGGAVTDSPSFTFAAGPAIYNNGTLSVDSSVISSNKATSTGSTSVSAGGAIYTDNDLEISNSNIVNNQAISAYEALGAGIYNVSYVNASNLIVSNNAASVTASNALAAGGGILTGLPAVGASAPAAVGAARTAVGSSKTAVTRLMGEAGGSRGAAKGNASAGTSTPSATATSNATPGGAPASGTIDLDYSTISNNSAAGSADHSGDAAGGGIATINGQMWMAYTTVANNSTTGGNTYGGGGLYCLCAQEIEDSTISANTADSYGGGILLDSGAAMLLGNSILSGNTGATDSDLSNFGSDLDLGGNQVGVSGINLATLSDYGGGVPTMIPLPGSPAICGAQLPNIPSGETLDERGFPNVNVTYPGYTAGNQCVDAGAVQTNYTMTFSSQPSPISPATTLDANTNFQAAVTLNESGIGTNGITIPLTLLGPGPLSGGSAVTVGGVATYSALKTGHGAPTNILKATLALNSALKLTSQSSPFEVHGPPFGAISAVKDARSQAATIAQSDNVLAEGWAVDPQSGAPVSRVQILIDGKDAGNATLGLARPDVAANTSNISFFSSGWSFTYSAAGLSLGTHTISAVAYNSLGVSVRLGVVTFTVASTSTGPPFGAISVVKDAKTGSAAVSQSDNLLVGGWAVDPQDGVPVIRVQILIDGSDAGNATLGLARPDVAAAFNNPAYLNSGWSFTHSAAGLSLGTHTISAVAYDRLGLSATLVGSVTFTVTALRVTPPFGAISLVRDARTHAATVAQSDSVMAAGWAADPQDGAPVSRVQILIDGSDAGNATLGLARPDVAAAYNNPAYLNSGWTFTYPAAGLSLGMHSISAVAYDSLGLSTTLGTVTFTVATTSIGAPFGAISFVQDAQTHASAISQSDNLLAYGWAVDPQDGAPVSRVQILIDGSDAGNATLGLARPDVATAYNNPAYLNSGWTFTYPAAGLSLGTHTVSAVGYDSLGLSATLAKVTFTVQ, from the coding sequence ATGTCATCTCTCGTTCGTTGTGTGTTGCCTGCGCGGTTCGTCCGCCTGTCTCTTGGCCTGCTTGCTCTCACGGTTGGCGCTCTCTTACTTCCATCACAAGGCCATGCCAGTTGCTCCACTGTTGGTAATGTAACGACTTGCACGGGCGGCTCTATCTCACTGAGTTCCACGCTCAACGCATCGGCGGGTTCTTCGGCGACAGTGTCCGGCCTGGGGACGGTCTCGGCTATATCAATCACCCTCAACAACGTCAGCGTCTCCGGCACCTCCCCGGGCGGATTGAACAGCGTGGCAATGGTACTGGTGTCTCCGGGTGGCACAGCGCTGGATTTCCTGTCGGGCGTGTGCAATTCGTCAACTGCCACATTCTCGGTGGCAGACACCGGGATCAACGGCACGAACAATGTCAATCTGATGATGCCGTACATCGGTTCCGGATCGACGTGCCCCTCCGCGCTTGGAGGCACCTATTACGCCAGCGATTGGTTCCCGGGGCTGGACACTTTCAGCTCGCCTGGGCCCGGTACCTCCTATCTCTCAGGTGGAAACGCCGGCAAAGGGGGCGCCGGCACCGCCAACCTGGCCAGCGCATTCGGTCTTCCGGGTTCCTCCAATATGAATGGCACCTGGACGCTGTATGTCGCCAACCAGGCCACTCCGGTCGGCACTGGAAGCATCGGATCGTGGTCCATTTCCTTCACGACTATCGCGGCAACGGCGACGACGACCAGCCTCAGCACCAGCCCCAACGGTGCCTCTTCGATCGTGTACACCAACAAGAACGTGCACGGCGACTCCACGACCGGAACCAATGTGACGCTCACGGCAACGGTCAGCCCAGACCCGGGGGGTGGCACCGTCAACTTTTACGACAGTACAGGCACCAACCCAGGCCAGGGAACGCTGCTTGCCTCGAGTGTTGCAGTCAGCGGTGGCGTGGCACAGACGACGGTGACGTTGAGCACCGAAGGCAATCGTTCCATTTCGGCGGTATACAGCGGGAATTCCTCGTATGCCACCAGCACGTCGACGAAGGCCAACGTTCTCACGACCAATCATCCATACAGTCCGTCATCCAACGTCTTCTGCAACGGACCGATCACGATCAACAATGATCCTGGTAATGATCCGAACAGCGGCGCCGCTACTCCGTATGCCTCTCTGATGGTGCTGGACAAGAACCAGTCCAATATCGGTACCATCGCGGGAACAATCCAGAGCGTCTCGGTCAGCCTGAACGGCATCAACCTGACGAATGGGACCGTTCTGCAAGACCTGGGCTTCCTCCTGCAGGCGCCGGGCAGCAACACCAGCCTGATTGGCAGTTCGGGCAATGCGTTCGAGTTTCTCGGCTGGGGAGGTAATCCCTACACCAGCGGCTCGCTCACGATCTCCGACAGCGGTTCGGCCCAGGTTCCTTTCGATGCGGCGCCCTCCTGCAGCACCTGCCTTCCCACGGACAATTATGTCGATAATGGTCCAACCAACATCGACAGCTTCCCGCCTCCGGCGCCTACGCCGACCGGTAAGGCCGCTCCAACCGGCTCCGACACGTTCCTGACGCAATTCGGCGGCCAGGGAGCGAATAACACATGGAGCCTGTTTACCGCTGACCGGCTCGCGGAAGTCACGCCTTTGGGATCGATCGCGTCATGGTGCCTGAATTTCAGCATGCAGGCGAACGCGCACCCCACAACGACAACGATGACCTCCTCGGCGAACCCCGCCCAGTTCACGGCCGTCAACAATACGGGCAAAGCGACCATCACCCTGACAGCCACAGTCACATCCGATCAGACGGTGAATGCCGGCTCGGTGACGTTTGTCGACGGCAGCACCAGCCTGGGGTCCGCGACCGTCGTGAACGGGGTTGCAACGCTCAGCAATGCCCAGTTGAACGAGGGCACGCACGAAATCACCGCCACCTATGGCGGCACGAATACCGGCACGGAGTTTGGCGTCAGCACCTACAAGTATGTAGAGCGCGTGAACGCGAACACGGTGCCCACCTCCGGTTCCGGAGCTGGCCCCTATGTGTATTGCAACCCGGGCGCGATCACCGCGCCGGGGCTGAACGCCGATGCGGGCGCGGCATATCCGTATCCGTCGAACATCTTCGTGACCAATCTGCCGGGTACGGTGGCCGGCACGAGCGTCACGTACAGCGCATTCAACACCAAAGACCAGGCTGCCCTGATGTCCCTGGTGGTTGGTCCGAGCACCAACAGCAACAAATGGAATAACCACTTCGACTTCTTCTCGCTGACGGGCAGCGCCTGGAACGGCATTGGTGGCCTTCCGACATTCACTCCGACCTTCATTGACGGAGGCACCGCCATCGGCAGCACGACTCTTTCGACCACGGGCAACTACGCGCCGGAGAGCTTCGAGAATCTGACCTTCCCGCAGTGCCCGCCGAACGCAGCGGATTGCGGAACGCAGAATGTTGGACCGCCGCTGGGAACCAGCTCCACGTTCACGCCCACTAACAAGGCGAATGGCTCGACCTTCTTCGGCAATGCCGGCCAGCCGGGCATTTTCGGTGGCACGAGCTCCAGCACGTACAACGCAAACGGCACCTGGAGTCTCTACCTAGACGACGGCGGCCCGCTGGGTGGCGGCGAGCCTACCAACCTCACCCAGGGATGGTGCGTAAACTTCACCATCAATCAGCCGGTCGTCGCTCCCAGCACTTCGCACTCGGGGAACGGCATCGGCGGCGACTTCATCCAGGGCGAGCAAGGCGGCCAGATCACGGTGGATGTAGCCAACGACGGCCCGGGCTCCACCGGCGACCCGACGGGCAACAGCCCCATGACGGTCACCGACACGTTTTCCAATTCGGATCTGACCTTCAACGGCTCGGTTGGCAACGGAACCGACTGGACTTGCACGGCGACGGGCACGCCGCAGACCGTGACCTGCAAGAACCACGACTCGATTGCGGCGGGCAGCAACTACCCGACCCTTACCATAGGCGTGAATGTCGCGAATAATGCGGCGTCGTCGTACACAAATAAGGTCAGCGCGGCTGGCGCGGGCGCATCCTCCGTAACCAGCGGCAATGACGTCATCACCATCGATCAGGCGCCGGTTTTGGCAGTCGCCGTGTCGCACCCGAGCAACTTCACTCAGGGCACCAGTGGCGAGTGGGATGTCACGGTTAGCAATACCGCGACGACCGGCAGAACGCTAGGTACCACCACGACCGTCATCACTCTGCCGGCCAATTACACACTTGCCGGCTCCTCGGCAACGGGCGCAACGTGGGGCTGCGGCGGCGTGAGCAACATGATCACCTGCACCACCACGTCGAACATCAACGGCGGCGCCAATTCGAAGATCGCTCTCAACGTGAATGTCCCCGACACCTCACCGACCTCGGTGAGCACCACGGCCATCGCCTATGGCGGCGGAGACCTGAACCATACGACTGCCGGAAGTGCAGCGACCTCGAACGTTGATACCGCGACGGTGATCCAGGTGCCGGCAGCGGTGACCATCAACAGCGGCGACTCGCAGTCCACTACGATCCTGACTGCTTTCGCAAGCCCGCTCGTTGCCACCGTGAAAGATGCGGCTGGCGTCACAATTCCGAATTACAGCCCGGTTAGCTTTGCAGCCGCTACGGGCACCAACGGCCAGGGCGGTACCTTCTCAAACAGTTCGTCCATTATCTCGACCACGACCGGAACCGGTGGAGCAGCCGGCCAGGTAAGCGAGACGATCACCGCTAACAACAAGGTTGGCGTTTTCACCGTAACGGTCACCGCGGGAACGGCACAGGCCACGTTTAACAGCCTGACCAACCTGCATGGCGCGCCAGCCGGTATCACTGCCGTGAGCGGCACGCCGCAAACCACGGCAGACACGACTTCATTTGCCGCCCCGCTGGTTGCCAACGTTGTCGACATCGGCGGCAATGCCGTCCCGGGAGCCACCGTTACCTTCACCGCTCCGTCAACAGGAGCAAGCGCCATCTTTGCCGGCGGTGTCACTACGGCGATCACCGATGCAACCGGCAACGCTACGTCCGCAGCGCTGACGGCGAACGGCACATTGGGCACTTATTCCGTCACAGCTAGCACGTCGGGGCTCGCCCCGGTGTCGTTCTCGCTCACCAACGCACTTGGTGCGTATGCGCAACTGGCAGTGACCATGCCGCCGCCCGTCTACGCCACGGTACCAACACAGTTCACGGTGGTTGCTGAAGATGCCGGCGGAAACCTGGTGTCGACGGCGACTCCCACACTGCACTTCACCAGCACCGATAGCGCGGCGAACATGCCGCCAGACGCGACTCTGTCGGGTGGAATCGGAACCTTCACCGCAACTCTGAACACCCTGGGAACCTGGGATGTTTCGGCGACCGATGCCACGAACTCGTTTACAGGCACAGCCAGCAACATCAACGTGCTCGCCATCCCCATCCTTGTGGTGACAACTGCGGCGGATGACTCGGCTTCGCCGTTGGCTTCCAATTGCACTCAGCAAGCCGCAGCGGGCACAGGCACAGATAGTTCCTGCAGCCTGCGCGACGCGCTGCTGGAAGCTGCTGCTCTGGATGCGGCAAACATCTCGTTCGATACGGCCAAGCTGGGCTCCTCGATTTCGATTAATGCGGGAAGTACGCTGACAGTTCCGGCAAACACGAATATTCAGGGACCGGCAACAGGCGTGACGGTGAATGGCGGCGGCGACTCGAGCGATTACTCGGTATTCACCGTCGGCACTGGAGTAAAAGCGAGCATGACTAACTTTGTCATCTCGCACGGCAACACTTCAGGCAACGGCGGTGGTATCCAGAATATGGGCGCGCTGACCGTAACCGGCACCACGGTCTCCGGCAACTCGGCCCATGCCGGTGGCGGCATCGCTACCCTGAATCCGGGCACCCTCACACTGACGAACTCGACCGTTTCTGGCAACACAGCCAGCGCCAACGGCGGCGGCATCTATAGCGAAGGCGCGCTGAGTGTCACGAACTCGACCATCGCCCAGAACACGGCTGTGACTCACGGCGGTGGTGTCGATAGCAGCGCTGCGGCGCAGGTCTACGACAGCACGATCTCCGGCAACACTGGAAACACCGGCGGCGGAATCGCAGCTGCCAGCGGCACGTTCACGCTCGCCAACACCATCGTGGCAGGAAACTCGGCTCCGAATAGCGCGGACGGGAACGGCACTTTCACCAGCGGCGGCCACAATGTGATCGGAGATGGAACCGGAGCAACTGGCCTCAGCAATGGCGTCAACGGTGACCAGATTGGCACAACGGGGGTGCCCGTAAATGCGGCGCTCACAGCCCTCGGCAACTATGGCGGAACAACCCAGACGATGCTTCCGCAGCCCGGCAGCGCGGCGATCTGCGCTGGCGCCGTTGCGAGCATGCCGACTGGCCTGGCTACCGATCAGCGCGGGAATCCAAACATTAACACCACCTACTTAAATGGCAGTAACTGCGTCGACGCTGGATCCGTGCAGACGTATTACGCCATGTCGTTCACGACCAATCCTCCGGTTAGCTTTAACTCAGGTGACATCATGTCGCCTTCGCCGGTCGTCACGCTGACTGAGAACGGCTCGACCAGCTCAGTCACTGGAACCGTGACTGTGGCCGACAGCGCCGCCAAACTGACAGGCACCACCAGCGTGAATCTCGCCGGGGGCACCGCGACGTTCGGAGATCTGAGCACCAGCGGACCGGTATCTTCCGACAAGCTAACCGCGACCCTCGCCCTTACAAGCTCCATTAGCCTCACGGCAGATAGCGGTCTGTTTACGACGCTTGGGGAGCCAACCCTCGGACTTGTCGTCTCGCACCCAGGCGCATTCATTCAGGGACAGGCTGCGGAGTGGGATGTCACCGTAAGCGATGGCGCCGCCAGCCGGCCCACCTTCGGCGTCACCCAACTCGTTGACACCTTGCCCACGGGCTACACCCTCGCAGGCTACAGCTCTGTCGACGGCTGGACCTGCACTCCCTCCGGCGGCACAATCACGTGCTCATTGAGCGCGTCGATTGCAAGCGGCGCATCGTCGACCATCGTTCTTACCGTCAACGTGCCGGCTGATTCGCCGATCTCGGTCACCAACACCGCCCAGGTCTTTGGCGGCGGTGATCCTCTGCATACCAGCCTGGCAACGGCCCTCACAGCGTCGGACACCAATGTGCCCGTGCAGCAGGTGGCCGCTTCCATCACTCCAACCGGGACCTCACTTTCGGCTGGGGTTACCACTGCTTACAGCTCACTGGCAGTAACCGTCACTGACGCCGGTGGCGTGCCGGTTCCGGGAGTCAACGTGATCTTCACCGCTCCCGCAAGCGGTGCCAGCGGAACCTTCTCCAACAGTACGAACACCATAACCATCACCACGGATTCCAGCGGCGCTGCCGATCCCGGCACATTCACCGCGAACACTGTCGCTGGTCCCTACACGCTCGTCGCACAGTCGGGCGCTGCCTCGTCCAATTTCTTCCTCGACAACACGGCCGGCGCGCTCTCGCAGATTCTTCTCACGGCTCCCCCCAACGCGTTTACGACCTGGCCGATCTGGGTGACTGTGGTCCCTGAGGATCAATACGGAAATCTCATCTCGGGCTTCTCTGACAGCCTGCACATCACCAGCACCGATCCCGCGGCGGATCTGCCGCCGGACGGCCCGCTCTGCAGCTGTGATCAGTTCCAGGTGACGTTCAACACAACAGGCTCCCAGACCATTACGGTGGTTGACACTACGAATCCGGGTTCATTCACCGTAACCTCAGATCCGATCATCGTGGCAACGCCTCCCAACTTTGTAGTGACCTCGCCTGGTGATGGTCCAGCGGATGACGCGCAATGCACCCCGCAGCCTGTACCCGGCGTGGGAAGCGGCACAACCTGCACCCTTCGCGATGCGTTGAACGCCGCATCCAGCTTTGGCGCAGGCAATATCAGCTTCGACAACACCGTCTTCAGCGGGCCAACCACCATCACATTGACCAACGGCGTTCTGGAAATTCCGAACGATACCCGCATCACCGGCTCTCACACCGGCACCGGCAACTCGCTCAGCGATCTGATTACCGTGAGCGGCAACAATGCGAGCGGTGTCTTCCAGATCACAAATCCAAGCTCCCAGGGAGCGATCGATGGAATCGGTATCACCGGGGGCGCCGTCACTGACTCCCCTTCCTTCACGTTCGCGGCCGGACCGGCGATCTACAACAACGGAACGCTCTCAGTCGACAGCAGCGTCATATCGTCAAACAAAGCCACATCCACAGGCAGCACATCGGTCTCGGCCGGCGGCGCAATTTACACCGACAACGACCTGGAGATCTCAAACAGCAACATCGTCAACAACCAGGCCATTTCGGCTTACGAGGCACTTGGCGCTGGCATCTACAACGTAAGCTACGTCAACGCCAGCAACCTGATCGTCAGCAACAACGCGGCTTCAGTCACGGCATCCAACGCTCTCGCAGCCGGTGGTGGCATCCTGACAGGACTTCCCGCCGTGGGTGCGAGCGCCCCCGCCGCAGTTGGGGCCGCCCGCACCGCGGTCGGCAGCAGCAAGACAGCAGTAACCCGCCTCATGGGTGAAGCGGGTGGCTCCCGCGGTGCTGCCAAGGGTAACGCTTCGGCTGGTACATCAACTCCGAGCGCAACAGCTACGAGCAACGCCACCCCGGGCGGAGCTCCGGCTTCGGGCACAATCGACCTGGACTACAGCACGATCTCGAACAATAGCGCGGCCGGTTCGGCAGATCATTCCGGCGATGCGGCCGGCGGCGGCATCGCTACCATCAATGGCCAAATGTGGATGGCCTACACCACCGTCGCTAATAACTCGACCACCGGCGGGAACACCTACGGCGGCGGCGGCCTTTACTGCCTGTGCGCTCAGGAAATCGAAGACAGCACGATTTCCGCAAACACCGCGGACTCCTACGGCGGCGGTATCCTGCTGGATTCGGGCGCGGCCATGCTCCTGGGGAACAGCATCCTCTCCGGAAATACGGGTGCGACTGACTCTGACCTTTCTAACTTCGGCTCAGACCTTGATCTCGGCGGTAACCAGGTTGGTGTGAGTGGCATCAATTTGGCAACGCTCTCCGACTACGGCGGCGGGGTTCCGACCATGATTCCGTTGCCTGGCAGTCCGGCGATCTGCGGGGCGCAGTTGCCCAACATTCCCAGCGGAGAAACGCTGGACGAGCGCGGATTCCCGAACGTCAACGTTACCTATCCCGGCTACACCGCCGGCAACCAGTGCGTCGACGCAGGAGCCGTACAGACCAATTACACGATGACGTTCTCGTCACAGCCGTCGCCGATATCTCCTGCGACGACGCTTGACGCGAACACCAACTTCCAGGCGGCAGTCACTCTGAATGAAAGCGGAATTGGAACCAACGGTATTACGATTCCGCTGACGTTACTCGGTCCTGGCCCACTTAGCGGAGGCTCTGCAGTGACGGTGGGCGGAGTCGCTACCTATTCCGCTCTGAAGACAGGGCATGGCGCCCCGACCAATATTCTCAAAGCCACATTGGCTCTAAACAGCGCTCTCAAACTCACGAGCCAGAGTTCGCCGTTCGAAGTGCATGGTCCTCCTTTCGGCGCGATCAGCGCGGTCAAGGATGCGCGGTCGCAAGCGGCGACGATCGCCCAGTCGGATAATGTCCTGGCTGAGGGGTGGGCGGTAGATCCCCAAAGCGGCGCGCCAGTGAGCAGAGTGCAGATCCTGATTGACGGCAAAGACGCGGGCAACGCAACGCTGGGGCTGGCACGGCCTGATGTTGCTGCGAACACCAGCAACATCAGCTTTTTCAGTTCCGGCTGGTCGTTCACGTATTCGGCCGCGGGGTTGTCGCTGGGAACCCACACGATTTCCGCGGTGGCCTACAATTCGCTCGGTGTTTCGGTGAGACTCGGGGTCGTCACCTTTACGGTGGCCAGTACGAGCACGGGTCCGCCCTTCGGCGCCATCAGTGTGGTTAAGGACGCAAAGACGGGCTCGGCGGCAGTCTCCCAGTCGGATAACCTGCTGGTCGGGGGGTGGGCGGTAGATCCTCAGGACGGCGTGCCGGTGATCAGGGTGCAGATCCTGATCGATGGAAGCGACGCCGGCAACGCCACTCTGGGTTTGGCACGTCCTGATGTGGCTGCCGCCTTCAACAATCCCGCATACCTGAACTCCGGCTGGTCGTTCACTCATTCGGCTGCGGGATTGTCGCTGGGAACGCACACGATTTCCGCGGTAGCCTACGATAGGCTCGGCCTGTCGGCGACCCTTGTTGGCTCCGTCACCTTTACCGTGACCGCCTTGAGAGTGACGCCCCCCTTCGGCGCCATCAGCCTGGTTCGGGATGCGAGGACGCACGCAGCAACAGTCGCCCAGTCGGACAGTGTAATGGCCGCGGGGTGGGCGGCAGACCCGCAGGACGGCGCGCCGGTGAGCAGGGTGCAGATCCTGATCGATGGAAGCGACGCCGGCAATGCCACGCTGGGCCTGGCACGTCCCGATGTGGCTGCCGCCTACAACAATCCCGCATACCTGAACTCGGGATGGACGTTCACCTATCCTGCCGCAGGGTTGTCGCTGGGTATGCACAGCATTAGTGCAGTGGCCTACGACTCGCTCGGTCTGTCGACGACCCTCGGGACAGTGACCTTCACTGTGGCCACCACGAGCATAGGCGCGCCCTTCGGTGCTATCAGCTTTGTTCAGGATGCTCAGACGCACGCGTCGGCAATCTCCCAGTCGGATAACCTGCTGGCCTATGGTTGGGCGGTAGATCCTCAGGACGGAGCGCCGGTAAGCAGGGTGCAGATCCTGATCGATGGAAGCGACGCCGGCAATGCGACTCTCGGGCTGGCACGTCCCGATGTGGCTACCGCCTACAACAATCCCGCATACCTGAACTCCGGATGGACGTTCACCTATCCTGCCGCAGGGTTGTCGTTGGGAACCCACACGGTTTCAGCGGTAGGCTACGACTCGCTTGGACTGTCGGCGACCCTTGCTAAAGTCACTTTTACGGTGCAATAG
- a CDS encoding UpxY family transcription antiterminator, translating into MRCEHGGDAIDERAWYAVFTMPRSECSVARHLDACQVETFVPVFEELHVWKNRQKKKIAKPLFPSYVFVRVTKAERSLVYRAPGMLRLVGNSKGPISVSTSEMAFLQSATSMNRLAPYKDLVLGERVRINSGPMSGMEGILVRKKNDLRFVLSVSLIHQYVALEVNAEEIERVGR; encoded by the coding sequence ATGCGATGCGAGCACGGAGGTGACGCGATCGACGAACGAGCCTGGTACGCGGTGTTTACGATGCCGCGGAGTGAGTGCTCAGTGGCGAGGCACCTAGATGCTTGCCAGGTGGAAACCTTCGTTCCGGTTTTCGAAGAGCTCCATGTGTGGAAGAATCGACAGAAGAAGAAAATCGCCAAGCCTCTTTTTCCTTCGTATGTGTTTGTTCGTGTGACCAAGGCGGAACGATCCCTTGTGTACCGTGCGCCGGGGATGCTGAGGCTGGTGGGGAATTCCAAAGGGCCTATTTCGGTTTCGACGTCGGAAATGGCCTTTCTCCAGTCCGCGACCTCGATGAACAGGTTGGCGCCCTACAAGGATCTGGTGCTCGGCGAACGAGTTCGAATCAACTCGGGTCCGATGAGCGGCATGGAGGGTATTCTTGTACGAAAGAAGAATGACTTGCGGTTTGTGCTCTCGGTCAGTCTTATTCACCAATATGTCGCCCTTGAGGTCAACGCAGAGGAGATTGAGCGGGTTGGTCGATAA